A segment of the Homoserinimonas aerilata genome:
GGGAGTGCCCATCCCGATCAAAGAGCTCACCATGGTGGCAGGTCAGCCGGCCACGCTCGGCTCGCTGGGCATCTCTGACGCGCCCCGCGAGCACAGCGAGATCATCGTCGAGCGACTTGTCGATGCGGGCTTCGTTCTGTTCGGTCGCAGCAATTCGCCGGAGGCCGGGCCGATGTCGGTCACCGAGAATCAGCGTTTCGGTATCACCCGCAACCCTTGGAACCCCGATTTTTCGCCTGCGGGGTCTTCGGGCGGCGCGGCGGTGGCGGTTGCGGCAGGAATCACGCCGGTAGCCCAGGCCACTGACGGTGGAGGCTCGATTCGCATGCCGGCGTCCGCTACCGGACTGCTTGGTCTGAAGCCGGCGCGAGGGCGAGTCCCTTCGTACGTGCCCACCTGGGAGCATTCGATCATCGATGGGGTCATCACCCGACACATGATCGACACGGCGGCAATTCTCGATGTCATCGCCGGTACTCACTCGTCTGCGCCGTACACGGCGCCAGAGCCCGAGCGGCCGTTTGCCGATGAGGTTGGGGCTGCGGGTCCTGCTCGTCGGATCGGGCTCATGCTGGAATCCCCGACCGGGCATGCCGTCGACCCGGAGTGTGTCGTTGCGGCAGAGAAACTTGCGGCGCAACTCGAGAAGCTCGGCCACAGGGTGGAGACCGTTAACCCGACCCTGTTCAGCTTTGAGGCGATCACCGGGTTCCTCGACATCATCATCAACTCGTGGCTGTGGGCGAACCCGTACGACAATCCCGAGCTTGCGGAGAAATACATCAGGGAGCGCCGCCACAAGGCGACCGAGTTTCATGCCGGGCAGTACGCGATCGCTGCGGCTCGCCTCTACGCGGAGTCCGCATCGATCACGGTGCAGTGGGGCCGCGATTTCGACCTGTTGTTGACTCCGACCATGGCGACGACACCACCGTTGGCCGGCACGGTGCTCGACGAGGCGAACCGTGATTTCTCGGGGCCGCGCGTGACCGAGAACCAGATGGTCGCATTCACTGCGTTCTGCAACATCGCGGGGCTGCCTGCCATATCGCTGCCCGTTCACACCTCGCAGCTCGGTCTGCCGGTCGGAGCGCAGCTGATCGGCCGCCCGTTCGGCGAGGCCGAGCTGATTCGTGTCGCCTCCTCCGTCGAGGAGTACTTCGGGTGGACCACTCGGTTCCCTGATGGTTTTCAGTAGCCCTTACCCAACCCAAGAGAAAGAAGAAGTCAATGAAGACAACTGCTCTTCGTGGGGCGCCCCGCGCCCCGTGGCGGATCATCGCGCTTGCCGCAGCGGCCCTTCTGCTGGCCGGATGTACGGCGGGCGCCCCGACTGACCCGTCAGAGTCCGGCACCGCCGGGATCTCCACCGAGGTTCAGGCAGCCGTGGATGCCGCGTATGCCGGAACATCCGGCCCCCTTCCCGAAACGCCCACGGTGATCTCGCCCGATCACAATGTGTGGGTCGTGTCGGCCTTCCAGCAGATCAGCGGGCTGGCAAAGATCGCATCCGAGGTTGAGAAGGGGGCGGATGTTCTCGGCTGGAAGTCGTCAGTGTGCGACGGCCAGAATGACCCGAACGTGTGGGCGACGTGTGTACGCCAGGCGACTGCAGCAGGCGCAGACACGATCATCCTCGCCGGGGTCGACTGCGCGCCTGTCGCCCAGGCTGTGACCGAGGCCAAAGAAGCCGGCGTCGTGATCGCGGGAATCTCGGCATTCGACTGCGACGACCCGACTCAGGGAGGTTCGGCGTCGCTGTTCGATGTTGAGCCCAGCTATAGCGAGGATTTCGCCACAACCGCTGATTTCTTCACCCGCCTGGGTGAGCTTCGGGCCGACTACATCATCTCGACGACGAACGGTAACGCCAAGGTTCTCCATGTGGCGTTCCAAGGCGTTTCGATCGGGGACTACCTGGCGAAGGGCTTCGTCGATCAGCTTGCGAGCTGCTCCGGATGCGAGATTGTCGAGACCGTGGCCGTCGGGCCGGCCGACGTGCCGAACCTCCGACAGATGTTCGAGACCGGGCTGCTCAAGTCGGCGAAGGCCAACGTGATTGTCGCGGATCTCGACTTCATGCTCGCCCTCGGTGTGCAGCCTGCCCTCGAAGCGGCCGGAATCAGCAGTGACACCGTTGTTCTCGGCGGAGAGTGCACCGTCGACACCATTGCGTTCATGCGCTCGGGTGGAGGCGCGAACTCGTGCATCGGCTTCTCGAACGGCCGCACCGCGTGGTCTCTCCTCGACGGGATCAACCGGTTCCGCAATGGAGACGCCCCTGCGGTGTCGACGATTGGTTGGCAGCTCATGGATGCCACCAATCCCGAGGTCTGGCCGGCTGAGGGTGAGCCCTTTGAGGGCCCCATCGACTACAGCAAGGGCTACTCGGCCCTGTGGACTGCAGCGGGCTGACTGGGGTGTCTGACCAGTGACAACAACAACGGGGGGCCCGGAGCCTGTGCTCCGGGTCACCCGACTCTCCAAGACGTACAGCACGACCGTGGTGAATTCGGTTGACTGGCAGCTCGAGGCTGGGCGAGTCCATGCGCTCCTCGGCGGCAACGGTTCGGGCAAGTCGACACTTCTGAAGATGATCGCCGGGGTGGTGCCCGCCGATCCTGGCGGCGAGATCGAACTGCTCGGCCAGCGCTACGACAGTGAGAAGTACGGGCCGCACGCCTCGCGTGCGCTTCGCTTCGTGCATCAGGATCTCGCCCTGGTCGACGACCTGTCGATCGCCGACAACTTCGGGCTTGCACGAGAGTTTCCACGCTCGCGGCTGGGGCGCATCGACGATCGTGCGCTCGTCACCCATGTCGCATCCGAGCTCGCCAAGCGCGGGCTTGACCTCGACCCTCGGCTTCCGGTCGCTTCACTGCGATCGGCAGACCGCACGCTTGTCGCCATCGCCCGGGCTCTCGACGGAATCGGTGACGGCCCGACCACCCTCGTGCTCGACGAACCGACAGCGAGCCTGCCGATCGATGAGGTGGTGCGGCTGTTCGATTCGATTCGTGCACTGCGTGACGGCGGGCACAGTGTCGTCTTTGTCAGCCACCGGCTGTCGGAGGTTGCTGAGATTGCCGACGATGTCACGATCCTCCGTGACGGCAGGGTTGTGGGTCGCGGGCCGATCGCCGAGTTCAGCGAATCCCGCATCGTCGAACTGATCGCGGGGCATGTTCGCGGGGAGCGCACAACGCACCTTGGTCACGCGCGCAACGATGGGCACGCAGCTCTCGTGGCCACAGACATTCTCGCCGGCCCGCTGAAGGGCGTCGATATTACGGTGCGATCCGGCGAGATCGTCGGACTTGCCGGGCTGGTCGGCTCGGGGCGCTCCTCTCTGCTTCGAGCGATCTTCGGCGATCTCGACGGCGCCGGCGCAATCGCTGTGGATGGCGTGCCCACCAGCATTCGATCGACCGGTGACGCGGTGCGCGCCCGCATCGCCCTCGTGCCAGAAGATCGCCAACGGGACGCCGCGTTTCTCGACCGCCCCGTATGGGAGAACCTGAGCGCTGCGGTGCTCACGCGCTACCGCCGATGGGGTCGCCTCTCAGCGCGGCAGGAGCGCAGTGACGCCCCGGCGATCATGCACGAGTACC
Coding sequences within it:
- a CDS encoding sugar ABC transporter ATP-binding protein gives rise to the protein MTTTTGGPEPVLRVTRLSKTYSTTVVNSVDWQLEAGRVHALLGGNGSGKSTLLKMIAGVVPADPGGEIELLGQRYDSEKYGPHASRALRFVHQDLALVDDLSIADNFGLAREFPRSRLGRIDDRALVTHVASELAKRGLDLDPRLPVASLRSADRTLVAIARALDGIGDGPTTLVLDEPTASLPIDEVVRLFDSIRALRDGGHSVVFVSHRLSEVAEIADDVTILRDGRVVGRGPIAEFSESRIVELIAGHVRGERTTHLGHARNDGHAALVATDILAGPLKGVDITVRSGEIVGLAGLVGSGRSSLLRAIFGDLDGAGAIAVDGVPTSIRSTGDAVRARIALVPEDRQRDAAFLDRPVWENLSAAVLTRYRRWGRLSARQERSDAPAIMHEYRVRAPSPAISLAALSGGNQQKVIVARWMSADPRVLLLDEPTQGVDAVARDEIHELVRAAARRGTAVVVVSSDLDELEELSDRVLVLVDGRIARELTGSDVNRGLITTAMHETGVPS
- a CDS encoding sugar ABC transporter substrate-binding protein; the encoded protein is MKTTALRGAPRAPWRIIALAAAALLLAGCTAGAPTDPSESGTAGISTEVQAAVDAAYAGTSGPLPETPTVISPDHNVWVVSAFQQISGLAKIASEVEKGADVLGWKSSVCDGQNDPNVWATCVRQATAAGADTIILAGVDCAPVAQAVTEAKEAGVVIAGISAFDCDDPTQGGSASLFDVEPSYSEDFATTADFFTRLGELRADYIISTTNGNAKVLHVAFQGVSIGDYLAKGFVDQLASCSGCEIVETVAVGPADVPNLRQMFETGLLKSAKANVIVADLDFMLALGVQPALEAAGISSDTVVLGGECTVDTIAFMRSGGGANSCIGFSNGRTAWSLLDGINRFRNGDAPAVSTIGWQLMDATNPEVWPAEGEPFEGPIDYSKGYSALWTAAG
- a CDS encoding amidase; this translates as MHRSAVSLAAAIREGEVSSVELVTEAIRATDAAQELNAIIWRNDLDALARAREVDDAIARGDDVGPFAGVPIPIKELTMVAGQPATLGSLGISDAPREHSEIIVERLVDAGFVLFGRSNSPEAGPMSVTENQRFGITRNPWNPDFSPAGSSGGAAVAVAAGITPVAQATDGGGSIRMPASATGLLGLKPARGRVPSYVPTWEHSIIDGVITRHMIDTAAILDVIAGTHSSAPYTAPEPERPFADEVGAAGPARRIGLMLESPTGHAVDPECVVAAEKLAAQLEKLGHRVETVNPTLFSFEAITGFLDIIINSWLWANPYDNPELAEKYIRERRHKATEFHAGQYAIAAARLYAESASITVQWGRDFDLLLTPTMATTPPLAGTVLDEANRDFSGPRVTENQMVAFTAFCNIAGLPAISLPVHTSQLGLPVGAQLIGRPFGEAELIRVASSVEEYFGWTTRFPDGFQ